In a genomic window of Labeo rohita strain BAU-BD-2019 chromosome 20, IGBB_LRoh.1.0, whole genome shotgun sequence:
- the LOC127182708 gene encoding uncharacterized protein LOC127182708 isoform X1 — MRDHLYLFIFMFHFSTGCIVSDERQRVKITGYTGGSVVLPCSCADSQSTATTVTWEFEQGNRWIQVFEDEKYNDRRVLFNEHSPTNLSLLITDLRMNDQGYYRCLTESNTFTDVDLNVKGCDLVEKGKTVAATGYSGESVVLPCSCTELLAKPEQIQWMYFIAVKYKEIYPNEQIKSYENRVKLLNSNTPGNLSLYISALTTEDEGDYQCYISSHQVVAIRLRVLHVEEKPHINTTSLTTHQPSHQTQDSSTSQLQPTQLNITPNQHHTSYYVFILLGVFFSVLLLALLAFIWWRCRGGRNEKKATTVAEEQKREQDNQDDVMYSAVAYVKTTSTPAHTHNDPAEFTEYARINVKR, encoded by the exons ATGAGGGACCACTTATATCTTTTCATCTTTATGTTTCATTTCAGTACAG GCTGTATTGTGTCAGATGAGCGGCaaagagtaaaaataacagGATACACAGGTGGTTCAGTTGTGTTGCCCTGCTCCTGTGCTGACTCTCAGTCTACAGCCACAACAGTCACCTGGGAGTTTGAGCAGGGAAATCGATGGATTCAAGTATTTGAAGATGAGAAATACAATGACAGACGTGTGCTGTTTAATGAACATTCTCCAACAAATCTGTCTCTTCTCATTACTGACCTCAGAATGAATGACCAGGGCTACTATAGATGTCTGACTgaatcaaatacttttacagaTGTTGACTTAAATGTTAAAG ggTGTGATTTGGTTGAGAAAGGAAAGACAGTTGCAGCGACTGGATATTCAggagagtctgtggttctgcccTGCTCCTGCACTGAACTACTGGCTAAACCTGAACAGATACAATGGATGTATTTTATAGCtgttaaatataaagaaatttacCCAAATGAACAGATTAAGAGTTATGAGAACAGAGTCAAACTATTAAACTCAAACACTCCAGGAAATCTTTCTCTATACATATCAGCACTGACTACAGAGGATGAAGGAGACTATCAGTGTTACATCTCGTCTCATCAAGTAGTCGCTATCAGACTTCGTGTACTTCATGTTGAAG AAAAACCTCACATCAATACAACCAGCTTAACAACACATCAACCTTCACACCAAACACAAGACTCCTCAACTTCACAACTTCAACCGACTCAACTCAACATCACACCAAATCAACATCACACATCTTATT ATGTTTTCATTCTACTGGGAGTGTTTTTCTCAGTGCTTTTACTGGCATTACTGGCATTTATATGGTGGAGATGTAGAG GAGGTAGAAATGAGAAAAAGGCCACCACTGTTGCTGAAGAGCAAAAGAGAGAACAAGACAATCAG gATGACGTGATGTATTCTGCTGTAGCCTACGTTAAAACAACATCCACACCagctcacacacacaatgaCCCAGCAGAGTTCACTGAGTACGCTCGTATCAATGTTAAACGCTAA
- the LOC127182708 gene encoding uncharacterized protein LOC127182708 isoform X2 encodes MRDHLYLFIFMFHFSTGCIVSDERQRVKITGYTGGSVVLPCSCADSQSTATTVTWEFEQGNRWIQVFEDEKYNDRRVLFNEHSPTNLSLLITDLRMNDQGYYRCLTESNTFTDVDLNVKALTTEDEGDYQCYISSHQVVAIRLRVLHVEEKPHINTTSLTTHQPSHQTQDSSTSQLQPTQLNITPNQHHTSYYVFILLGVFFSVLLLALLAFIWWRCRGGRNEKKATTVAEEQKREQDNQDDVMYSAVAYVKTTSTPAHTHNDPAEFTEYARINVKR; translated from the exons GCTGTATTGTGTCAGATGAGCGGCaaagagtaaaaataacagGATACACAGGTGGTTCAGTTGTGTTGCCCTGCTCCTGTGCTGACTCTCAGTCTACAGCCACAACAGTCACCTGGGAGTTTGAGCAGGGAAATCGATGGATTCAAGTATTTGAAGATGAGAAATACAATGACAGACGTGTGCTGTTTAATGAACATTCTCCAACAAATCTGTCTCTTCTCATTACTGACCTCAGAATGAATGACCAGGGCTACTATAGATGTCTGACTgaatcaaatacttttacagaTGTTGACTTAAATGTTAAAG CACTGACTACAGAGGATGAAGGAGACTATCAGTGTTACATCTCGTCTCATCAAGTAGTCGCTATCAGACTTCGTGTACTTCATGTTGAAG AAAAACCTCACATCAATACAACCAGCTTAACAACACATCAACCTTCACACCAAACACAAGACTCCTCAACTTCACAACTTCAACCGACTCAACTCAACATCACACCAAATCAACATCACACATCTTATT ATGTTTTCATTCTACTGGGAGTGTTTTTCTCAGTGCTTTTACTGGCATTACTGGCATTTATATGGTGGAGATGTAGAG GAGGTAGAAATGAGAAAAAGGCCACCACTGTTGCTGAAGAGCAAAAGAGAGAACAAGACAATCAG gATGACGTGATGTATTCTGCTGTAGCCTACGTTAAAACAACATCCACACCagctcacacacacaatgaCCCAGCAGAGTTCACTGAGTACGCTCGTATCAATGTTAAACGCTAA